A segment of the Thermoproteales archaeon genome:
ATACTTGTTTCTAATATATAAGACTTATTGTTTCTACGAAATTGAAACATGTTTCGATTGATTGAAACATTTATTTTTTAAAGGAGTGAACGTTTCATATTAATGGATAATCGATGATATTCGTTTTCACTCTAGGCTTCGAAGAAAAATATGTTTTACGGAGTCTAACTACGAAAGGTGTAACCAAAAACGATGAAATATGGATAATAATTCCTAAACCTAGAAGCGATAGAACAGATACAGCGTTAAGTTTCATAAAAATGTCCTTAAGAAAATTGTTCGACAAAAACGTTAACGTCTTCGAAGTGCCAATTGACGATTTCTATCTCTCAGTAAAAGAACTGAGAGATCTACTTGACGGATTGTTGCAAAAGGGAGAAATAATGCTTAATATAAGCGGAGGAATGAAGATTCTAGCATTAGCACTATTAGCCGCAGCGTTAACCTTAAACAAAGAATTTAAAATCACCATTTTGAGAGAAGATATGGGAAAAATTTATGAACTCCCCTCTATAGTATTTCGGCCTATCTCGCTAGACAATATCGATATAAAAATTTTAAGAAAACTCTCTAAAGCAGGCCTCATAAGTGCCAGTAAGTTAGCTAGAGAGTTAAAGTATAGCAGAACAACTGTATGGCGGAGACTAGAAAGATTAATAGTCGAAGGTTTAGTAGAGAAAGTAAACGGAAAATATAAAATAACAGGTTTAGGGATAAGTAGAATTTGAAAACATGAAAAGTAAATTTTCTGGCGAATTAATACTGGTTATCTACGATATCACCGACGATAAGCTTAGGCAGAGGGTTGCGGATTTTCTTAAGTCTAAGGGGTTGATTAGGGTTCAGAAGAGTGCTTTTCTTGGTTCTGCCTCTCATGCTCTTAGGGCGGAGTTGGAGGCTGGTTTGTGGAGGCTTGTTAAGGGTGAGAAGGCTAATGTTCAGATTTATCCTATTCCTCCGTCTAGTTTTAGGAGGCGGGTTGTTATAGGCGTTTCCTTGGATTATGACGATGAGTCTGTGCTGGTTTTTTAGCTGGTGTTGGACAGTATCTTGTGTAGTTGCATCCTTTGCATTTTCTCCAGCTTATTCTAGGGTTGGGGGGCGTGCCTTTGACCACTATTTCTTTTATTTTTTTCATGGTTTTCTCTGCTTCTTTGAGCAGTTTTCCCGTGATTGTTATTTCGTATAGTTTTGGCTGTGGTTTAAGATAATATACTACACCTTTTCTAACGACTATGTTTTTTGAACGCTCGGCGAGTAGTGCATAAGCGCCAAGCTGTAGCTTGTGGTCCTTTTTTATACCGCTTCTTGAAGGCTCAGCCCACTTCACTTCAACTATTACGCCGTA
Coding sequences within it:
- a CDS encoding CRISPR locus-related DNA-binding protein, giving the protein MIFVFTLGFEEKYVLRSLTTKGVTKNDEIWIIIPKPRSDRTDTALSFIKMSLRKLFDKNVNVFEVPIDDFYLSVKELRDLLDGLLQKGEIMLNISGGMKILALALLAAALTLNKEFKITILREDMGKIYELPSIVFRPISLDNIDIKILRKLSKAGLISASKLARELKYSRTTVWRRLERLIVEGLVEKVNGKYKITGLGISRI
- the cas2 gene encoding CRISPR-associated endonuclease Cas2 translates to MKSKFSGELILVIYDITDDKLRQRVADFLKSKGLIRVQKSAFLGSASHALRAELEAGLWRLVKGEKANVQIYPIPPSSFRRRVVIGVSLDYDDESVLVF
- the cas4 gene encoding CRISPR-associated protein Cas4 — translated: MGFGETAFTVTDVKHYAYCPTIIYIKYVLGVKETTTEYMEMGREIHYEKKILPIIAKYKPLTVEKTPYLACKKLSFSGIPDYLLVTSHGYGVIVEVKWAEPSRSGIKKDHKLQLGAYALLAERSKNIVVRKGVVYYLKPQPKLYEITITGKLLKEAEKTMKKIKEIVVKGTPPNPRISWRKCKGCNYTRYCPTPAKKPAQTHRHNPRKRL